In Spirochaetales bacterium, a single genomic region encodes these proteins:
- a CDS encoding OmpA family protein, giving the protein MKTHTIIAIIVVVVGITAIVIFRLVLPSLQDEFAYGTSDAKKLKGEVSIALDSWIGYFPFQSQVFKKLMREAGYKAVIIDDEANYPLRMERLKKGEIDFAVCTIDSYLINGVSFDFPATIILVIDESKGGDAMVAWKSKMENLDKLKTASGYRIAFTPGSPSEHLLKTIGVHFGIPRLLEKKGDWRIETVGAEQAYRELMKKNADIAVLWEPHVTSSLANPDIVKLLGTDDTEKLIIDILLVNRTYSRDNPDMCRLVVEKYFETLGIYTSEANLLEEDIVRHTKMKAEESASMLKGVRWVGLNENTRWFGIDSTNTAYREELSAAIDSTIKILLENEDFTANPLPGEDPYTIINSSFIENIYIAGGPSDISDDGSEDSFTRDFTPLSDEQWEKLDVVGTLKLRPITFRSSTAELDELGEIQLDIIVENIKHYPNFRIMVKGHTDQRGDRAANLKLSRERADAVKAYIVRYYSVDPDRIRSVGVGGSEPLPRSGGESARAYSDRLKRVEIYLVSARLQGG; this is encoded by the coding sequence ATGAAAACACATACGATCATCGCCATCATTGTGGTTGTTGTCGGTATTACGGCAATCGTCATTTTCAGACTCGTTTTGCCGTCTTTGCAGGACGAGTTCGCATACGGCACCAGCGACGCGAAAAAACTCAAAGGCGAGGTTTCGATCGCCCTTGACAGCTGGATCGGATATTTCCCTTTTCAATCACAGGTTTTCAAGAAACTCATGCGCGAAGCCGGATACAAAGCGGTCATTATCGACGATGAAGCGAATTACCCCCTCCGTATGGAACGTCTCAAAAAGGGCGAAATCGATTTCGCCGTTTGTACGATCGATTCGTATCTTATCAATGGCGTCAGTTTCGATTTTCCCGCTACGATAATCCTTGTCATCGATGAATCGAAAGGCGGGGACGCGATGGTCGCCTGGAAGTCGAAAATGGAAAACCTCGACAAACTGAAAACGGCCTCAGGTTACCGGATTGCGTTTACCCCGGGCTCCCCGAGCGAGCACCTCCTTAAAACTATCGGGGTTCACTTCGGCATTCCGAGGCTTCTGGAGAAAAAAGGCGACTGGCGTATCGAAACGGTCGGCGCGGAACAGGCATACCGGGAACTGATGAAAAAAAACGCGGATATTGCCGTTCTCTGGGAACCCCATGTCACCTCGAGCCTCGCCAATCCGGACATCGTCAAACTCCTCGGTACAGACGATACGGAAAAACTCATTATCGACATACTCCTTGTAAACAGAACATACAGCAGGGACAACCCGGATATGTGCCGGCTTGTCGTCGAAAAATATTTCGAGACGCTCGGTATCTACACCTCAGAGGCGAACCTGCTCGAAGAAGATATTGTCCGCCATACGAAAATGAAAGCGGAGGAGTCCGCATCCATGCTTAAAGGCGTCCGATGGGTGGGTCTCAATGAAAACACCAGGTGGTTCGGCATCGATTCGACAAATACGGCATACAGGGAGGAATTGTCGGCCGCCATCGATTCGACCATAAAAATCCTGCTCGAAAACGAGGATTTTACCGCGAATCCCCTTCCGGGGGAGGATCCCTATACGATCATCAATTCCTCGTTTATCGAAAACATCTATATTGCGGGGGGGCCTTCCGATATATCTGATGACGGCAGCGAAGATTCCTTCACAAGGGATTTTACCCCCCTCTCCGACGAGCAATGGGAGAAATTGGATGTCGTTGGCACCCTCAAGCTGCGACCGATTACATTTAGAAGCAGCACCGCCGAACTCGACGAACTCGGCGAGATACAGCTTGACATTATCGTCGAAAACATAAAACATTACCCCAATTTCCGGATCATGGTCAAAGGACACACGGATCAGCGGGGCGACCGGGCCGCGAATCTCAAGCTCTCACGCGAACGTGCCGATGCGGTAAAGGCGTATATCGTCCGTTATTATTCGGTGGATCCCGACCGTATACGTTCGGTCGGCGTGGGCGGATCGGAACCTTTACCCCGGTCGGGCGGGGAGTCCGCCAGGGCATACAGCGACAGGCTCAAAAGGGTCGAAATATATCTCGTTTCCGCACGGCTTCAGGGAGGCTGA
- a CDS encoding VWA domain-containing protein — MARNSNIGSIVITLAVIGVIGFFIYSVFIEDASSPQTGTGSTYGDPYSAAADETSRWPGSIDTAGVEPEDDFLMKNYYLILDGSGSMNGEKMDVAKEALIRFIAQVPDNANIGLLVFDETGLSERSGLGDSRQRILEEIRQVRASGYTPLRSALEIAFDKITRQGARQFGYGEYNIVVVTDGEASDGEEPDRIVNTILGTSPVVIHTIGFQIGPHHSLNQPGRIYYKQADNFTELSKGLEEVLAELESFSVMKFE, encoded by the coding sequence ATGGCAAGAAACAGTAACATTGGATCGATCGTCATCACACTGGCGGTGATCGGAGTGATCGGTTTTTTTATCTATTCGGTCTTTATCGAAGACGCATCATCTCCGCAAACCGGTACCGGGAGTACCTACGGAGATCCTTATAGTGCGGCAGCGGATGAAACAAGCCGTTGGCCCGGCAGTATCGATACCGCCGGGGTCGAACCGGAAGACGATTTTCTCATGAAAAACTATTACCTTATCCTTGACGGTTCCGGCAGCATGAACGGCGAGAAGATGGATGTGGCGAAAGAAGCCTTGATCAGATTTATCGCACAGGTGCCGGACAATGCGAATATCGGACTTCTGGTGTTCGACGAGACGGGGCTTTCCGAACGTTCGGGACTCGGGGATTCCAGACAGCGGATACTCGAAGAGATCCGCCAGGTAAGGGCGTCGGGGTACACGCCGCTCAGAAGTGCGCTTGAAATCGCATTCGATAAAATAACCAGGCAGGGCGCCCGGCAATTCGGCTACGGCGAATACAATATCGTCGTCGTCACCGACGGAGAGGCAAGTGACGGCGAAGAACCCGACAGAATCGTAAACACGATCCTGGGAACGAGTCCGGTCGTCATCCACACCATCGGTTTTCAGATCGGACCACACCATTCACTGAATCAGCCGGGCCGAATTTATTACAAACAGGCCGATAATTTTACGGAGTTGAGCAAAGGGCTTGAGGAAGTCCTTGCGGAACTCGAGAGTTTCAGTGTGATGAAGTTCGAGTGA
- a CDS encoding ABC transporter substrate-binding protein, translating to MKKNLLIMMALMAIGPALLHSQSLEPFSSRLRVSPGNYKSGSWTRLPLITWGADIVTIHANGGKTRTASGSPFQDKGLKIELFREDNFQKQVEMYMKGDIVYLRGTMGMINMAADITEKSDNTRMVVVYQHSWSAGGDALVVKQGIRNIGDLKGKTIAIQSYGPHIDYLMKLLDDAHLSINNVSILWTKDLVGPEGDTPMAKLYTKKVDAAFVIIPDALALTSDGTVGTGAEDSVKGARILLSTKTANRIISDVYAVRKDYFKAHGDEVSKFVHAMFIAEEEVKDIFKDTRSTAYKNLMTNAATILLDSSGAASEVSGMYFDAEHSGFNGNVKYFKDANYPRGFDKLNREIQKSFITLKLLTKTISIAQGDWNYTDFKKGLKYADLKEASRFDSDEVSTVIAKKQMQDTLDDSSLFSFKIYFKPNQNSFSVDLYRDEFERVIDLSSTYGGAVITVEGHSDPMEYLRKKKQGEQEVVLSRIMQAAKNLSYSRANAVRDEIIDYSRKRGITLDPNQFATIGLGITRPVYEVPKTEKEWLENMRVEFRIIQVEAESDVFIPLD from the coding sequence ATGAAAAAAAATCTTTTGATAATGATGGCACTGATGGCAATCGGGCCGGCCCTGCTTCATTCCCAATCCCTCGAGCCCTTCAGCAGCAGACTCAGGGTTTCGCCCGGCAATTATAAATCCGGTTCATGGACAAGACTTCCGCTTATTACATGGGGGGCGGACATCGTCACGATACACGCGAACGGGGGCAAGACCAGAACGGCTTCCGGCTCTCCTTTTCAGGACAAGGGATTGAAAATCGAGCTTTTCAGGGAAGATAATTTCCAGAAGCAGGTTGAAATGTACATGAAAGGGGACATCGTCTATCTGCGGGGAACGATGGGTATGATCAACATGGCCGCCGACATCACCGAAAAGTCGGACAATACACGGATGGTCGTCGTCTACCAGCACTCATGGTCCGCGGGCGGCGACGCCCTTGTCGTTAAACAGGGTATCCGGAATATCGGGGACCTGAAGGGGAAAACAATAGCGATCCAAAGTTACGGTCCCCATATCGATTATCTGATGAAACTGCTGGACGATGCGCATCTTTCCATTAATAATGTTTCGATTCTCTGGACAAAAGACCTCGTGGGCCCCGAAGGCGACACGCCGATGGCGAAACTCTACACGAAGAAGGTCGATGCCGCATTCGTCATTATCCCCGACGCGCTTGCCCTTACATCGGACGGAACGGTGGGGACGGGGGCCGAAGATTCCGTCAAGGGCGCCCGTATCCTTCTTTCGACGAAAACGGCAAACAGGATTATCAGTGACGTTTATGCCGTGCGAAAGGATTACTTCAAAGCGCACGGGGACGAAGTGAGTAAATTCGTCCATGCGATGTTCATCGCCGAAGAAGAAGTGAAGGATATTTTCAAAGATACGAGAAGCACCGCCTATAAAAACCTCATGACGAACGCTGCAACCATTCTTTTGGACAGTTCCGGAGCGGCAAGCGAAGTTTCGGGAATGTACTTTGACGCCGAACATTCGGGTTTCAATGGAAACGTCAAATATTTCAAGGACGCCAATTACCCGAGGGGATTCGACAAACTCAACAGGGAGATTCAAAAATCTTTCATTACATTAAAACTTTTGACCAAAACAATATCCATCGCTCAGGGTGACTGGAATTATACCGATTTCAAGAAGGGATTGAAATACGCCGATCTCAAGGAAGCATCCCGTTTTGATTCGGACGAAGTATCGACAGTGATCGCAAAAAAACAGATGCAGGACACCCTTGATGATTCTTCACTTTTCTCATTCAAAATTTACTTCAAACCGAATCAGAACTCGTTTTCCGTCGACCTGTACCGGGATGAATTCGAACGGGTGATCGATCTCTCATCCACTTATGGCGGCGCCGTTATCACGGTCGAAGGACATTCCGATCCCATGGAATATTTGCGGAAAAAAAAACAGGGCGAACAGGAAGTGGTGCTTAGCCGGATCATGCAGGCGGCAAAAAATCTCAGTTACAGCAGGGCAAATGCGGTGCGGGACGAGATCATCGACTATTCAAGAAAAAGGGGCATCACCCTCGATCCGAATCAATTCGCCACTATCGGACTCGGTATTACCAGGCCGGTATATGAAGTACCGAAAACGGAAAAGGAGTGGCTTGAAAACATGAGGGTTGAGTTCAGGATTATTCAGGTGGAAGCAGAGTCGGATGTTTTCATTCCGCTTGACTGA
- a CDS encoding HD domain-containing protein: MFKRTLTHDEADIIKLIESFVRNKHSESDSHDYSHVLEVSQYAIDIAERIEEPVDPFILICGALLHDIGKTNLVFGNMHGLIGSAISEEFLDAIGYAKPHLKPVRDAICRIVARHTPTTMVAPETVEEKIVFDADTLDRLGIIGVLRGFIGKSGSIEEILEKKMKTRVRDYEKLNFEASREIGKVQNEQTIAFVDLVKGALETRKAAIEQLELKGAYDASALLTSGANEEFE; the protein is encoded by the coding sequence ATGTTTAAGCGGACATTGACGCACGATGAGGCGGATATCATCAAGCTTATCGAATCGTTTGTGCGAAACAAACACAGTGAATCGGACAGCCATGATTATTCGCATGTACTCGAGGTGTCTCAATACGCGATCGATATCGCGGAACGTATCGAGGAGCCGGTCGATCCTTTTATTCTTATCTGCGGGGCGTTACTGCATGATATCGGGAAAACGAACCTGGTTTTCGGAAATATGCACGGACTCATCGGGTCCGCCATATCGGAAGAGTTTCTCGATGCGATCGGATACGCGAAACCCCATCTCAAACCCGTTCGCGACGCGATATGCAGAATCGTCGCGCGCCATACGCCGACGACGATGGTGGCGCCGGAGACCGTCGAAGAAAAAATCGTCTTCGACGCCGATACACTCGACAGATTGGGAATCATCGGCGTGCTTCGCGGATTCATCGGCAAAAGCGGTTCGATCGAGGAAATACTGGAAAAGAAGATGAAAACCCGCGTACGCGATTACGAAAAACTCAACTTCGAAGCATCACGGGAAATCGGGAAGGTTCAGAACGAGCAAACCATCGCATTTGTCGACCTCGTCAAGGGGGCCCTCGAAACCCGTAAAGCGGCGATCGAGCAGCTCGAACTCAAAGGGGCATACGATGCATCGGCGCTGCTTACCTCCGGAGCGAACGAAGAGTTCGAATGA
- a CDS encoding bifunctional hydroxymethylpyrimidine kinase/phosphomethylpyrimidine kinase yields MKSGYFLTVCLNPVIQKTLVFPSLHEAGVNRTGEYYTNSAGKGIIVSRVLGLLGEPVVHLSQAGGWNREYFITLTGKDGIDLRYVDSGSEVRFCYTLCDRAAGTSTELVEEGKAVVSGTEEAVLRLYREVLAGSHTLIISGTKAPGFSPHIFPSMVDEAKKKNKMVILDFRETDLLNCLPLCPDVIKPNYREFRSTFFPDETEGSPRAESRVKEKMEELFKRYGTVTVLSRGPRPCLFIEAGKVKTLKPPEITPVNTTGCGDALTAGFASLYAKGRGIGEAVAFGLECARRNALALQPGFIEGFEWPLP; encoded by the coding sequence ATGAAATCCGGCTATTTTCTAACGGTCTGTCTCAATCCCGTCATTCAGAAGACACTTGTATTTCCGTCATTGCACGAGGCCGGGGTAAACAGGACAGGGGAATACTATACGAATTCGGCGGGAAAGGGAATCATCGTTTCACGGGTACTCGGTCTGCTGGGCGAGCCTGTCGTTCACCTGTCACAGGCGGGGGGGTGGAACAGGGAGTATTTTATAACGCTTACCGGAAAGGACGGGATTGACCTTCGTTATGTCGATTCGGGGTCGGAAGTCCGTTTTTGCTATACCCTATGCGACCGGGCCGCCGGAACATCGACGGAATTGGTGGAAGAAGGGAAGGCCGTCGTATCCGGGACGGAGGAAGCTGTCCTCCGCCTCTACCGGGAAGTACTTGCAGGTTCGCACACGCTCATTATCTCGGGCACAAAAGCGCCTGGATTTTCTCCACATATATTCCCCTCTATGGTCGATGAGGCGAAAAAGAAGAACAAGATGGTGATCCTCGATTTCCGGGAGACCGATCTCCTCAATTGCCTGCCCCTTTGTCCCGATGTCATAAAACCCAATTACCGGGAGTTCCGTTCGACATTCTTTCCGGATGAAACGGAAGGATCGCCGCGAGCGGAAAGCAGGGTCAAAGAAAAAATGGAGGAGTTATTCAAGCGTTACGGAACGGTGACGGTTCTCTCCCGCGGACCCCGTCCATGCCTTTTTATCGAGGCGGGAAAAGTGAAGACCTTAAAGCCGCCGGAGATCACGCCAGTCAACACAACGGGCTGCGGTGACGCCTTGACGGCGGGTTTTGCATCGCTTTACGCAAAGGGAAGGGGCATCGGTGAAGCAGTGGCGTTCGGCCTCGAGTGCGCCCGCCGAAACGCACTCGCCCTGCAGCCCGGCTTTATCGAAGGTTTCGAGTGGCCTCTGCCCTGA
- a CDS encoding ABC transporter ATP-binding protein, with protein sequence MKTMEKTIDMTALSMKKGISGLWAMIAGYRALFFGAVISLGIAAGARIAGFYFIRFIIDEVLGKGSYIDRIWIFGLAFVGLAAIEGAGLFIKGVSAASYTEAVIRRLRGFLFDHIQRLSFAFHDHADSGKLLEQVTDDVESVNLFYKEQAVEIGRIVTLFVFSFAALISIDLFLGLLSVICIPLVVIQSMWFFRQIDRRYEAYQEQEAALTSVLRENVMGMRVVRGCSQQKHEIKKFEKENAGKVERGKRLIVYHAAYWPISDIICVIQTLVVYTAGAILTMEGKLSIGTYMAVCGLVVWIIWPMRNLGRVVIQATSGVVSFRRIMQVLKEKREEYDNKTVNHGPAFRGEVEFRGVSFRYRDGEDVLKEITFHCRPGEVVALVGETGSGKTTIVNLLPRFYPNYTGRIFIDGHELKTIPLTVLRRSIGIVEQEPFLFSATIRENISYGAGKRICDDDVVRAAQAASIHDLIESLPDKYESLVGERGLTLSGGQKQRIAIARTIIKNPKILLLDDATSEVDTITARRIDTALAKLAAGRTCFVIAHRIQTLMRADRILVLSKGRIVQSGTHDELVAAEGLYKRFYRMQNPGSNQRGKEAIHES encoded by the coding sequence ATGAAAACAATGGAAAAAACAATCGATATGACGGCACTTTCAATGAAAAAAGGCATTTCGGGCCTGTGGGCGATGATCGCGGGATACAGGGCTTTATTTTTCGGGGCGGTGATCAGTCTCGGCATCGCAGCGGGCGCCCGCATCGCGGGATTTTACTTTATCCGCTTTATCATCGACGAGGTTTTAGGCAAGGGGTCGTATATCGACCGGATATGGATCTTCGGGCTTGCCTTCGTCGGGCTTGCCGCGATCGAGGGGGCCGGTTTGTTCATAAAGGGCGTGAGTGCCGCCTCCTATACCGAGGCGGTGATCAGGCGGTTGCGGGGATTTCTCTTCGATCACATACAGCGACTCTCATTCGCCTTTCACGATCATGCCGATTCCGGAAAACTGCTCGAGCAGGTCACCGATGACGTGGAGTCGGTCAATCTTTTCTACAAGGAACAGGCGGTGGAAATCGGGAGGATCGTAACGCTCTTCGTCTTCAGCTTCGCGGCCCTGATTTCCATCGACCTTTTTCTCGGCCTCCTTTCCGTTATCTGCATTCCGCTCGTCGTTATTCAGTCGATGTGGTTTTTCAGGCAGATCGACAGGAGGTATGAAGCGTATCAGGAACAGGAGGCGGCATTAACGTCTGTTTTACGTGAAAATGTCATGGGAATGCGCGTCGTGCGGGGGTGTTCGCAGCAGAAACATGAGATAAAGAAATTCGAGAAGGAGAATGCCGGAAAAGTCGAGCGCGGAAAACGCCTCATCGTCTATCACGCCGCTTACTGGCCGATTTCCGATATCATATGCGTGATCCAGACACTGGTCGTCTATACCGCCGGTGCGATCCTCACGATGGAAGGGAAGCTGAGTATCGGGACGTATATGGCTGTCTGCGGTCTCGTCGTCTGGATTATCTGGCCCATGCGGAATCTGGGCAGGGTGGTCATCCAGGCCACCTCCGGCGTCGTCTCGTTCAGGAGAATAATGCAGGTGCTGAAAGAAAAACGGGAGGAATACGATAATAAAACCGTGAATCACGGGCCGGCTTTCCGGGGAGAAGTTGAATTCCGCGGGGTTTCTTTCCGTTACAGAGACGGAGAAGATGTCCTGAAAGAGATCACCTTTCATTGCAGACCGGGGGAGGTCGTTGCACTGGTGGGTGAAACAGGCTCTGGCAAGACGACAATTGTCAATCTCCTGCCGCGATTTTATCCCAACTATACCGGCCGCATTTTTATTGACGGGCATGAATTGAAGACGATACCGCTCACCGTGCTGAGAAGATCGATCGGGATCGTCGAACAGGAACCCTTTCTTTTTTCCGCGACGATTCGGGAGAACATCTCCTATGGCGCCGGAAAACGCATTTGTGACGACGATGTCGTTCGCGCGGCACAGGCCGCATCGATTCATGATCTGATAGAAAGCCTTCCCGACAAGTACGAATCCCTTGTCGGCGAGCGCGGCCTGACATTGTCCGGGGGGCAGAAACAGCGGATCGCTATCGCGCGGACAATCATAAAAAATCCGAAGATACTCCTGCTTGACGATGCGACATCGGAAGTCGATACCATTACCGCCCGCAGGATCGACACGGCCCTCGCCAAACTTGCCGCGGGCCGTACGTGTTTCGTGATAGCGCACAGGATTCAGACTCTCATGAGGGCGGACAGGATTTTAGTCCTCAGCAAGGGCAGGATTGTACAGTCGGGTACCCACGATGAACTCGTTGCGGCGGAAGGTTTGTATAAACGGTTTTATCGAATGCAGAATCCCGGAAGCAATCAAAGAGGAAAGGAGGCGATACATGAAAGCTGA
- a CDS encoding ATP-binding cassette domain-containing protein, translating into MWASLQNAMAASERVFRLIDAEPDIKDVPNAFEYSGLREGIRFEHVGFSYDSKRPVVSDLTFEIRKGRTIALVGPTGGGKSTIINLVCRFYEPVSGCIRFDDTDYRDLTLHSLQSRIGIVLQHPHLFSGTVSENIRYGKPDATDGEVTAAAKLVGAHEAIMRLKNGYDEELGEGGCLLSTGERQLLSIARAVIGDPELFIMDEATSSIDTVTEKRIQKALKTVLSGRTAIIIAHRLSTIMEADRIMYVGHGRIIEQGSHEELLSLKGRYYRLYHVMENVLDKESRHSA; encoded by the coding sequence GTGTGGGCGTCTCTTCAGAATGCGATGGCCGCCTCCGAACGTGTCTTCAGACTCATCGACGCCGAACCTGACATCAAAGACGTACCGAACGCGTTTGAATACAGCGGATTGAGGGAGGGTATACGGTTCGAGCATGTCGGATTCTCCTACGACAGCAAGCGTCCTGTCGTAAGCGACCTCACTTTTGAAATCCGTAAAGGCCGGACGATCGCGCTGGTGGGACCGACGGGGGGAGGAAAATCGACAATCATCAATCTCGTCTGCCGTTTTTATGAGCCGGTCTCCGGATGCATCCGTTTCGACGACACCGATTACCGCGATCTGACTCTTCATTCACTCCAGTCCAGAATAGGGATCGTGCTTCAGCACCCGCATCTTTTTTCGGGCACCGTCAGCGAGAATATCCGTTACGGAAAACCCGATGCAACGGATGGGGAAGTCACGGCCGCGGCGAAACTCGTCGGGGCGCATGAGGCTATCATGAGACTGAAAAACGGATACGATGAAGAACTGGGTGAGGGCGGATGCCTGCTTTCGACCGGAGAAAGGCAGCTTTTGAGCATCGCGCGAGCGGTTATCGGCGATCCCGAATTGTTCATCATGGATGAGGCGACGAGTTCGATCGATACGGTGACGGAGAAGCGGATCCAGAAGGCGCTGAAAACCGTATTGAGCGGTCGAACGGCAATTATTATTGCGCACCGCCTGTCCACGATTATGGAGGCGGACAGGATCATGTACGTCGGTCATGGAAGAATCATCGAGCAGGGAAGCCATGAAGAACTCCTTTCGCTTAAGGGGCGTTATTACCGGCTCTACCATGTCATGGAAAACGTCCTTGATAAAGAAAGCCGCCATTCCGCATGA
- the bcp gene encoding thioredoxin-dependent thiol peroxidase yields the protein MVKEGVKAPDFGLEDENGKTVRISDFAGKKVVLYFYPKDDTPGCTKEACGFRDAYDRIMEKGAVVVGVSADSKASHLGFKKKFGLPFYLLSDPEKEVIRKYGAWGEKKMYGKTYEGIIRSTVIIDEEGGVLKVFPKVTPKEHAEEVLAYL from the coding sequence ATGGTAAAAGAAGGAGTAAAGGCGCCCGATTTCGGACTCGAGGATGAAAACGGGAAAACGGTAAGGATATCCGATTTTGCGGGTAAAAAGGTGGTTCTTTATTTTTATCCGAAGGACGATACACCCGGCTGTACGAAAGAGGCGTGCGGTTTCCGAGACGCATACGACCGGATCATGGAAAAGGGAGCGGTGGTCGTCGGGGTAAGCGCCGACTCGAAAGCGTCGCACCTCGGTTTCAAAAAGAAATTCGGGCTCCCCTTTTATCTTTTGAGCGATCCCGAAAAGGAAGTGATCAGGAAATACGGGGCCTGGGGAGAAAAGAAAATGTACGGAAAAACCTACGAAGGCATCATACGCTCGACGGTGATTATCGATGAAGAGGGGGGTGTTCTCAAGGTGTTTCCCAAAGTAACGCCAAAGGAACACGCCGAGGAGGTTCTTGCGTATCTGTAG
- the hflX gene encoding GTPase HflX, translating to MNHVIGYERSEKAYLVGIKIHGNRDPFNIEDSLGELQQLARTSGVEVVGRTYQHLRQPHPATYIGSGKVAEIREAVLERDAETVIFDDELNPGQQKNLEAMLGGDIKVIDRTALILDIFARHAASREGQIQVELAQYEYRLPRLTRLWTHLIRQAGGRAGGEAGGVGLRGPGETQLETDRRLIQKKIASLKKELEEVRLHRRQHRMRRKKRELSVIALVGYTNAGKSSLLNALSTAEVKVEDKLFATLDPTTRRLRLPGGRIVLVTDTVGFIKKLPHHLVAAFRATLEGIAEADLLLQVADISHPTAKAQLAVTEDVLREQGVSDKPKLIVWNKIDRLDGRGTGAHTDYSGLLAVSARTGEGLDRLLIRIEEVLNRELIEVRAEIPYSEGALLHDVYTSGYVHHKTYGPNGTLIAALVPVLMAARLVPYRIGSEAGV from the coding sequence ATGAATCATGTTATCGGTTATGAGAGATCCGAAAAGGCATATCTTGTCGGCATAAAGATACACGGAAACAGGGACCCGTTCAATATAGAAGATTCACTCGGTGAACTGCAGCAACTCGCCCGTACCTCGGGTGTCGAGGTCGTCGGCCGGACGTACCAGCATCTCAGGCAGCCGCATCCGGCGACCTACATCGGAAGTGGAAAGGTGGCCGAAATTCGTGAAGCGGTACTGGAGCGGGATGCGGAAACGGTCATTTTCGACGACGAACTCAACCCCGGCCAGCAGAAAAACCTCGAGGCGATGCTTGGCGGCGATATCAAGGTGATCGACAGAACCGCGCTTATTCTCGATATCTTTGCGCGTCACGCGGCGAGCCGCGAGGGTCAGATACAGGTCGAACTCGCCCAGTACGAATACCGCCTGCCGCGGCTGACACGGTTGTGGACGCACCTCATCCGGCAGGCGGGTGGGCGTGCGGGCGGTGAAGCGGGCGGCGTCGGGCTTCGAGGTCCCGGTGAAACCCAGCTTGAAACGGACAGGCGGCTTATTCAGAAGAAAATCGCTTCCCTGAAAAAAGAGCTGGAAGAGGTAAGGCTTCACCGCAGACAGCACCGGATGCGGCGTAAAAAAAGGGAGTTGAGTGTCATCGCGCTTGTGGGGTACACGAACGCGGGGAAAAGCTCGCTGCTGAACGCGCTCAGTACCGCCGAAGTCAAGGTCGAGGATAAACTCTTTGCGACCCTCGACCCGACAACGCGCCGTTTGCGTCTGCCGGGCGGACGGATAGTCCTTGTCACCGATACGGTGGGATTTATCAAGAAGCTTCCGCATCATCTTGTCGCGGCGTTCAGGGCCACGCTCGAGGGTATCGCGGAAGCCGATCTGCTTCTTCAGGTCGCCGATATTTCACACCCCACGGCGAAAGCGCAGCTCGCCGTTACTGAGGACGTCCTGCGGGAACAGGGGGTTTCGGACAAACCGAAATTGATCGTCTGGAACAAGATCGATCGCCTCGATGGAAGGGGAACGGGGGCGCATACGGATTATTCCGGACTGCTCGCGGTCAGCGCCCGAACCGGTGAGGGGCTGGATCGGCTTCTGATACGTATCGAAGAGGTTCTCAACAGGGAATTGATCGAAGTACGCGCGGAAATCCCTTACAGCGAAGGCGCACTTCTCCATGACGTATACACAAGCGGATACGTTCACCACAAAACCTATGGACCCAACGGAACACTCATCGCGGCGCTTGTTCCGGTGCTGATGGCGGCCAGGCTCGTTCCTTACCGAATCGGGAGTGAAGCCGGTGTATAG